The Microterricola viridarii nucleotide sequence GAGCTGCTCGGCCTTCTCCCGGCTGAAGCCGAAGTAGCTGCGGAACACGTAGCTCACGTAGCTCATCAGATTCACCGGGTCATCCCAGACGAGCACGAGCCACGGCGTCGCGAAGCGCGCCGCCACGTCGCTGACGGTGTCAGTTGATTCCAACAGTTTCGACATCCCTTCCAGTCTCCCAC carries:
- the clpS gene encoding ATP-dependent Clp protease adapter ClpS; amino-acid sequence: MSKLLESTDTVSDVAARFATPWLVLVWDDPVNLMSYVSYVFRSYFGFSREKAEQLMLQVHTEGKAAVASGNREQMERHVEALHGYGLQATLTKADA